A single genomic interval of Trachemys scripta elegans isolate TJP31775 chromosome 3, CAS_Tse_1.0, whole genome shotgun sequence harbors:
- the LOC117874237 gene encoding butyrophilin subfamily 1 member A1-like, producing MKMRISFRSHCAMGNPSLSSYLIFLFTIHVPTLESVNFKVIGPDHPIMVSAGEDALLPCHLSPIMNAQEMEVRWHRSKFSEPVHLYQHGTDQAEQQIPNYQGRTELLKDGIVNGSVVLRIRNITPSDHGQFICFFKSSSFYAEAILELKVTGLGSTPRISIDSYQSGGIHMVCESAGWYPEPQVQWRDLRGQHLPSLTEKITQQDNGLFEAQISIIVTETSSQDLSCSVRNPHLNPGKESVVYIADPFFLRAYPWMVAVYILLAVVGLLTFTASYFFWKQHKAKATYVAETGKHVADREKLQVEFGKFLLSLLQADLKWRKTQVYGEVKITLDPDTAHPGLKLSEGQKTVTWESKHQDLPDNPERFDEVFCVLGSEGFTSGKIYWEVEGMGGIWAIGVARESVRRKGQIKFTPEEGIWGIEQSRDHYSVLATPEVPLLLCETPKKVRIYVHYEKGQVAFFNPDNGDLIANLTASFNGEKIFPFFWVCSHLTLTT from the exons ATGAAGATGAGGATTTCCTTCCGCTCGCACTGTGCCATGGGCAACCCCTCTCTGTCCAGTTACCTCATTTTCCTTTTTACGATCCATGTTCCTACATTGGAATCAG TGAATTTCAAGGTGATTGGACCTGATCATCCCATCATGGTCTCTGCAGGTGAAGATGCCCTGTTACCCTGTCACCTCTCCCCCATCATGAATGCTCAGGAGATGGAAGTGCGCTGGCACCGATCCAAGTTCTCTGAACCTGTCCATCTGTATCAGCATGGAACAGATCAGGCTGAGCAGCAAATACCAAATTATCAGGGCAGAACAGAGCTGCTGAAGGATGGTATTGTGAATGGAAGTGTTGTCCTGCGTATACGCAACATCACCCCCTCTGACCATGGGCAGTTTATCTGTTTCTTCAAATCAAGCAGCTTTTATGCAGAAGCCATTCTGGAACTGAAGGTGACAG GTCTGGGCTCTACTCCTCGCATCTCTATCGACAGCTACCAGAGCGGAGGGATCCACATGGTGTGCGAATCTGCTGGATGGTACCCGGAGCCCCAGGTGCAGTGGAGAGACCTCAGGGGGCAGCACTTACCATCCCTGACAGAAAAAATAACTCAACAGGATAACGGCCTGTTTGAAGCACAAATTTCCATTATTGTAACAGAAACTTCCAGTCAGGATCTGTCCTGCTCTGTCAGGAACCCCCACCTCAACCCAGGGAAAGAGTCTGTGGTCTACATCGCAG ATCCATTCTTTCTGAGAGCCTATCCTTGGATGGTGGCTGTGTACATACTCCTGGCTGTTGTGGGTTTGCTCACTTTCACAGCAAGCTACTTCTTCTGGAAGCAACACAAGGCAAAAG CGACGTATGTTGCAGAGACAG GGAAACACGTTGCTGACCGTG aaaAGCTCCAGGTTGAGTTTGGTAAGTTCCTTTTATCTTTA CTCCAGGCTGATCTTA aatggagaaaaacTCAAGTATATGGAG AAGTGAAGAtaactctggatccagacacagCTCATCCTGGGCTCAAGCTGTCTGAGGGCCAGAAGACTGTGACATGGGAATCCAAACATCAGGATCTGCCTGACAATCCCGAGAGATTTGATGAAGTTTTCTGTGTGCTGGGTTCTGAGGGATTCACTTCAGGGAAAATTTACTGGGaagtggaggggatggggggaatctGGGCCATAGGGGTCGCCAGAGAGTCTGTGAGGAGGAAGGGACAAATCAAATTTACCCCTGAGGAGGGGATCTGGGGGATAGAACAGTCCAGGGATCACTACTCAGTTCTCGCCACCCCTGAGGTCCCCCTGCTACTGTGTGAGACACCCAAGAAGGTACGGATCTATGTACACTATGAAAAGGGGCAAGTGGCATTTTTCAACCCAGATAATGGTGATCTGATCGCCAATCTCACAGCTTCTTTCAATGGGGAGAAAATATTCCCCTTTTTCTGGGTCTGTTCCCACCTCACACTAACCACCTGA